CCAATAAAGAAATcaatatctttgaaaaaaaagttacgcAGGTTTACACGTATGTCCTATGTATTATTAACATGCTCCAAGTTTAATGAActtatgaaaatacatttttttaatgccatatgtgttatttttaagccaaaaaaaaaatggtagaatacatttatcaaaacaCAAACTACAAAGATAGGTCAGGTTTTTCGAAAGCTAATATTCATTATTAACCTTTAGCCACGTTCTGATTGGTTATCATCAATGAACTTCCTTGTCGTGTACCTTCACTAAACAACAATAGCTCGCTCAGGTAATGATATTCGACTAACCATAATAATTTAGAAACTTTTTctagttttatttgtattgatagTTATGTTAATATCTACATTTATATAGAATTAAGTCAAAACATTTGTAGAACGATACTGCTACAAGATGATGATTTACGAGAAAGATGAAATAATATCGTATTTACATATTTCGATACAACAAATCGATCCCGTACCTTTAATTGTAGGTTAAGTCTATGTAAAGATATGTACTATAAAATTTAGAGCGAGGGCATACCAGAATATTCGTTAAAaggtgtaaaaataaaaactgaggGATTCTCATGGtttcaaaaatcatttaaaagaatAGGACACCATGCATCAATAGGATTGGCGTCACTATCTTGTCATACGTGCCCGCCATACGAATCCTCACTCAGTCAAAACACTGAGTTAAAATGCTACAATCGGGGGTAGGAAAAAATCGGCAAAATAAAAGATCACACTATTATTGTATATGAATGTTTAAGATTGCGAAAACATTGAACTTGAGAAAAACTGATAAGATAAAACACCATAATAGTCTTTGTTTAAAAGAAAGTCTTGCAAATCAAtgcatttaatgtatttttgtctttaaattttacGCAATAAATACACacagtttaacaaaatatccTTGAAAGTAATGTAAGGTCATATCGCTATGTGAATTAAAGTGATACACATTTTAAATCAGCAGTATTTACCAAATCTCTCAAGGGTCAAACAAATGTAATCAGTGTGTATTTTATCAATGGAGTTTGGAACTTTGATACAGATTGTATAATTACAGGTCATTCGAGCTCAATCCTAATGTTTAAACTTTATTCTGACGAAcaaacaaaattagaaaaaaatttgtCTAGAACAAAGAATTTGCTTTTGgaaacatcataaaaaaaatacagagaaGACGCATACACAAAACTGACAATAAAGTCCTGCAATGTTTTGATATTCATATTTGGCTGAGTATGAAAAGGTCCAACCCGGCTTATAGTATGATAATGTTGGAGTGATTAGGCTGGCAAAAATGGGTACATAGTTTATATGTTCAACTTCTCCCACAATTTTAAATCCAGATACCCGAAACCTCACATAATAGCTGCACATATGTTGAAGTTGTCAGTGTGACCTTCCACTATGAAAGTGtataaggatattttttttcattcgtcCCAGACTGAAAAAACAAAGTAATTTGTAGTACAAATTATAGAACATGGTgtaactttttttgtaaatatttcctCTTACAGTTTTCGACACAGATCCATGCTCTTTCACAGACACTGTCACTGTCTACCTATTGATGCTGTGCATCTTTTGGTATGCAAttgtttgaagatttttttcacttttcattcTTGAGAAATCAAACAATATATCACAATAAAGCAACACTTATCATAAGTATTAACTTCACAGGAAAcagtaaaaattatttataaactacACTTTGGCCCCACCAACATAATTAAATCCATTTCTTACCAAAATATATCTAATTTTACAACTCCAGTTTTGTTTATCATTCTTTTTAGGACAACTTCTTTCATACATCTCATCATAGCAAGTTTTTAGAAGAAATTTTTCTGTACTCAAAATTATCAACCAATATTCGAGTATTCTATACTGCATTTCAATGGACATATAAAATCAACTTAATTCACAGTACAACATATTAGTTACAGCAATGATTTTTACTTTAAGAATAcgttttcaaaaatacaaaggaacttttttaatttttggcccCAATTGAAATTATCATATTTCTAAGCAATAATTCAATATGCTTgctacataaaaataaacaaaatgacaacggTGTTTCAGGATTAAAGTAAtcgtatttgttttattaaatatgcTTGACACAGCCTTTTTACACTGCTCTGACAGTTTATATGggtatttaaaatattaccaTTACTATAACACAGATTCTCAAATACATGAAATCGCTACATATATCAATAGCTTtttagttaaaacatattttattgttccaaaaagagacaaatggattagacacaagttttcCAACTTAGTAACGTCTTCTCCAAAGCTTTTCAATTTGTATACCATTGCTCTTCTGTTCTAAATTTCCCTCTGGTTCTAAGactacaatttttatttttgataatagtTTTGtacaaatcaaatttatttcaataaacattTATAGCATCGATAATCTTTTGTAGATCAGTTATACTTTCACTAAATAAAACCATATTGTCACACACATTAACAAATCCAGTTTTACCATTTTAAGTCCTatgatttacaattttatgttatCAGTTATATTTCCTTATCATTGAcatacaataaatacaacagtGGGAATAAGGATTCATTTTGCATTAGATCAAcagtacattaaaaaaaaccatcacaaaATGTTCCATAAAGTTTAACACAAGTTTTTGATTTGCTATTCATAGATTTAATGACATTTAATTGCCTACCCCATTGACTTTACATCTGACTAACCTTTTCCATAATTTGTAATGCGTGATATTATCAAAAGCTCTGACGTAATCTTCAAAGATACAGTATATACGTTTACCTTTACCCAAATAATTAGTGATCAGGGAATAAAGGGCAATGACAGTATCGACTGTTCCAAATCTAGGACGGAAACCAAATGGTATACTTGTCTACACATTGTTCTTTTCGCTCTAATGTAGCAATTAACCTTGTATTCAGCAACGAGGTGAAGAATTTCCTAACATGAGATATGCATCGCTAGTTGTTAGGGTTAGTAACGTCTTCTTTACGATGATACTTTAGACCAATACTGTATTTCAGAGAAATTTACGGAAGTaagaatattaataaaaactttACCCAATATTGGAATAAGTACATTTTTTACAGCAATAAAATATTCGTTCATGATGCAGTTGAACCCAGTagctttatcatattttaattgttttacgcTTTTTCTGATTCAGTTTCTGCAAATGGAATGTTTACTTCCTCATGTACGTATGGTAAAGTTTCTGATTATATTTCCTTGTCcgtttttgtgttattttacatttttaaaaatgtttctgaAATTGTTCTACAGTTATTGTATGTACATGTTCCCTTCTTTGACATTTTGAACTTCTGAAAGCATTTCTTTAATCTCCGTACATTTTCATTTCTGCACAATATTCAAAGCCGGCTtgttttgtctataaatattCTTGCAATCTTCTGATGTTCATTGTTTATCTAATTTAACAAACgctttatgatttttatttgtgttacTTTCTTTACAATGTTCGCAATAATCCTTAAAATCAACTTCTGTTTTGATGTATTGTTCACAAATTAATGCAAGCTGTTGTtcacataaaaacataataagtcaAATTATTACAACTCGGCCAGTTGTAAgggtcattgatgagtcttttgtagacgaaacacgcgtctggcgtatatactaaattttagtcctggtatctatgatgagttaatttaatcatttgtaaaaaaaattggaactGTTTATCAAAATCCtgttaaataaggttaaaaatatttaatatttaagtttaatatttattttgtagtatTCAGTTAAGTGACAATGGCGACATTATGCAGCATGTTATGTTCTGTTTGTGAAATCCAGCACAAGAACAAAGAAGCTGAATATTGGTGTTCTGAATGTGAACAAGGCCTATGTCCCGAGTGTCTGAACTGCCACAATGCTTTGAAATCGTCTAGAAATCATGAGGTAATTACAGTTGAAAACTACAAGCAGCTTCCATCTTCAATATCCAGTATACAACATCACTGTTCTGATCACAATAGAAAGTTCCAGATGTACTGTCCTCAGCATGAAAACCTATGTTGTCCGTTATGTATCTCTTCTAATCATAGAAACTGCGTTGGTCTGTTATCGATAGAAGAGGTCATAGCAACGTCGAAGACATCGTCTTTATTGGACAGTATGGAACAGCGAATTAAAGATTTGTTAACTAATGCAGAGGAAATCATCGATGACCGTAAACAGAACCTCACTTCAATACAGAACCAACACCATAAGTTTCAGTCCGAGATAACACAGATGCGtgatcaaataaataaacaccTTGACTTCCTAGAAAAACAGTCTACTGAGGAATTGCTAGCTACCAAAAAGGATGTAAGCAGTCGAATAGAAACCGtcattacaaatataacccagAATTATAAACATGTGAGTAAgttgaaaaatgaaatgtgttcaaTTAGGAAATATGCATCGAATCTTCAGACATTTTTAGGAGCTAAAGTCCTTGAGGTGGAAATCCAAAAGAAAGAGGAATATCTCCAGTCTCTGTCTATTGATGGAAGTCTCGAGCAAGTTGTTATTAATCTTGAGGTAGATGACGAACTATCAAACATTTTATCTATTCAAAAATTTGGTTCAGTTtcgacagaaaaaaaatcgCCATTATTTGTACTTAAGAATAAAACAGAGAGGCAGGCTCAAATATTAAGAACGCCAGTTGTTACACCAAGTTCTATTCATGATATAAACCCAACGCAACAACAAATAATAGCCGTTCCAGAGAAAATAACTGGTTGCTCAATGACCCCGTCAGGTAAATTCATCTTTGTGAACTGCTACGAGCATCAATTGATCATTCTAACAAAAGATGGAAAATCGGATAGTGTAATTAATATACCACCACAATATCCAGTGGATGTAGCATGCATCGACGACTTAAGCGTAGCAGTTTCATTTCATAGTGCATCAGATATTCAGATCATCAATATTGCATCCAAGAAAGTTGTAAAAACCATCAACACATTGAATATATGCGGTGGTATAATCCATCAAGACAACAACATTTTATACTGCGAGAACTACAACGGTGTTAGAGTGGTGAAATTGCCAAACACAGATAATGTTCTTTTAGTCGACGACATGGAAATAAATCATTGGAGCTATATAACAACATATATGGATTTCTTATATTATACTAAACACAATACAGTAAGCTGTTATTCCATAACAGGTAAGAAACTATGGGACTTCAAAGATGAATCAGTGTTGAAAAGTTCCTGCGGTGTGACCGCTgataaacattcaaatatttatgtcGCAGATTATGAAAATAGTAGTATAGTCGTAATTTCACCAGATGGGAAAAAGGGAAGGCGTATACTTGGTGAGGTACAGGGAATCATCAAACCCTCTGGTATTTTTATTAACAACGAAAACGACACTCTTTTGGTCTCCAATTATAATGAAACTGCTGTTTTGTATAAGCTGACCTTTTAAATATtgtgggtgtttttttttaatgaaaaatgaaacaacTAGTTCGTGCTGTAGTGTGGTATATGTTTGTTATTGGTGAGTGTTAATTCAACAAGAACTAAACACAATtccaaatatttgttattggaatttattttatcataaagttCACTTGTCactgtcttttcattttttgtccaTACTTACCCAAAccgtttctttttatttatgacatctgaaatgaaacaaattgacCCCCctccacaatttttttttgacatccccctttcctttattccaaaactgatctcaattcaaatttctaatgaagcTTGCACCAATTActtctcatttaaatacatatcaaaatgtaaaaaagtgcttgttatcactgaatagtaaacattattttaatttatcagttggtagtaaaagtgaatatatattgtatattgtataaaacaatgatttaagttgattcaactactattcaagacaaagaacgataactccaattgaaaatttcttgttattgcacaatattgtgcaattagatatttcttgctattgcgcaatactgtgcaattgaaattgaagatttcttgctatttcgcaatactgtgcaattggaaTTTTATTGCTATTGCACTTAACTGTGTTATTGGacgatttcttgctattgctgaatactgtgcaattgaaaatttcttgctattgcacattacttaatataattattttggatcatgatttggaccaacttgaaatctaggccataataaaaaaatcttagtacatgtttagattcagaaTACCAAAGAAgcccaataattcaatttttgttaatgactcccaaaatcaatcccaacctccATTTTATGGACATAAACcctgtgtttaaatttcatagatttctatttacttatactaaagttatggtgcgaaaaccaagaaaaatgcttttttgggcccctttttggaccctaattcctaaacagttgaaaccaaaactcccaaaatcaatctcaaccttTCTTTTGTAGTCATGAaccttttgtcaaaatttcatagatttctattaacttaaactaaagttatagtgcgaaaaccaagaaaatgcttatttgtgccctttttttgccccttattcctaaaatgttgggaccaaaacttccaaaatcaatcccaaccttcctttctATTCAactttactaaagttagagtgcgaaaactaaaagtattcggacgacgacgccgcagacgacgacgccaacgtgataccaatatacgaccaataAATTGTccatttttgcggtcgtataaaaagtgtaaaaaatagAGAAACAGGTACTTTGAAGCTTTTTTCATGTCGATCAACTACAGTTAAATATGCTTTACCATGCATACTGAAATGCTTATTCATTGTATAAAGTGCGTATTAGCACCAATCATGCCCTTCTGCaatgtcaaaatataattatcGACATGATGTATGCCAATTAGTGTTCAAACCGAAATAACAGTATATGTATATAGTTTTGTGTTAATCTATCAGAAACAAAACTAGTGCAGCAACTCCTGTTTCCTACTTATTACAAACTAGTCAGCGATCATTTCATATCTTAAATGAATAACATACAACGAACAAAGTATGAgacagtacaaaaaaaaatgaaattagatTTATCATAAGACAAGACaaacgcattttttttttatacaatcatACAGAGTGAAATCCACAGGAAGATAGAGAACTGTTACATACTTTATATCATAACTCTGGAACACTGCATGCAATCAATTTGTCAAGTTCAGGTCAACTAATTGTAAACTTCGTTGACTTctagttattttttaatttaaattcaggTCTCATTTAAATATAGATTAATCATAAGAAGAACAAAAATGTCGGCATCAATATTATTTAGAGACACATTTGCAAGGTTTAGTTTTCCAGTTTCCATAGATGGTTATGTCTTggtcttttgaaaataaaggaaAACACTAGTTTGCCGAGTTTAAAATCTCAAACATTCATTACGATACACACATGCAAGTAAAAAACACGACTAAACCAGTTGGGAATCatatgaatacaaatatctgaTCTAGACAGGGTGTGCTGATAGGTTAAATGTCACATTCTATACATGCATCAcacataaaattaagaatggaaatgggtaatgtgtcaaagagacaacaacccgaccatagaaaaaaaaaagcagaaggtcaccaacaggtcttcaatgtagcgagaaattcccgcaccaggaggcgtccttcaactggcccctaatcacatatatacttgttcagtgataatgaacgccatactaatttccaaattgcacacaagaaactaaaattataacaaaggccagaggttcaTGACTTGGGCCAGGCctaaaaatgcggcggggttaaacatgtttgtgatatttcaaccctcccctaaacctctagccaatgtagaaaagtagacgcataacaatacgcacattaaaattcagttcaagagaagtccgagtccgatgtcagaacaTGTAACCAAAGAtataaattatacataaataacaacagactactagcagttaactgacatgcaagctccagacttcaattataCTGAGTGAAAGATTATGAtgtcatcatatgaacatcaggcacaagccttcccgttaggggttcagtatcataccatcataacatatatgagaagaacattttctgtgtcatgccaacaactgttaatattgaaattctactttttgataaatattcctaaagtaatgaactagagcagttttcgctcggacacacactcAACAATCTAGTATATTAAAAGAGCAAAAACCTGTGTCCACATTTCACAAAGGGAATAGAACGTAATCGGTAAATGAACACACCAGACAGTAACACGAGGATTATAGATGTTGGTTTGACGAAGGGACCATgattacattcaaaattaatctATGCAGGCACttgtgtaaaatatttgaaaaccttATCATTTACcaattgtacatgttttttgtctttttaaaacatttcttacTTCCaactttacaattttaaaagtgagttaaaacaaaattctgTTGACTTAATGACATTGTGGCAACAAAGCTATTACTGCGCCCAGCCCTTGTTATCTTGACCAAACACCATTTATGTATCGATTGTCGAGCAATGGCTGTCTTTGTCGACTTCATCTCatgttttaacttttcttatctgagcgtcactgatgagtcctatgTAGACAGAATGCGGCAAATCTGGCGTTTTAAgttataatttatacatttgatatttttttacaccactgagtcgatgccactactggtggacgtttcgtccccgaacatatcacaagcccagtagtctgacatgaatatcaattatatgatcatttttataaatatcctattacaaaactttgattttttttcggaaaacaaagaattttcttatccaaggcatcgattaccttagccgtatttggcacaactttttggaattttgggtcatcaattATCTGtgactttgttcttgtttggctttataactattatgatctgagcgttactgatgagtctaatgaaCACGAAACGCGTGATTGGCGTATTGATTTATAATACTGGAACCTTGGATAACTATAAACCGATAACATAATGTATGgcgtttatttatttttattctcagGACTTAAAAAATTATACCGAAATTATCAATTcattccttatttttatttactagcGCTTGGTCGATATTACCTCAAACGTCAGTGATAGAGAAACTATGGTTCTAACTTTCTGTTGCAAAATTGACAGCCGATTTTCAATATACTGTTAACAAAATTCGTCTAtatcaggcatatattaccttggctgtatttggcaaaacttttaggaattttgttctcaatgctcttcaacttcgtactttattttgcccttttaacttttttaagatTCGAGCTTCACGGATGAGtgtctatgatgattttattaacaaccactgggtcgatgccactgctggtggagatttatttccggagggtatcacaagctcagtagtcagcactttttgagCAGACATGagttgtcattgatatggttttatttataaatttactgtttacaaatttttgaattttttgaaatactaaggcttttcttcctcaggcatagattaccttagctgaatttggcaaaacttttaggaaatttggttctcaatgctctttaacttcgtactttatttggtatttttgattaaatggattcgaccgtcactgatgagtcttttgcagacgaaacgcgcgtctggcgtatatactaaatttagtcctggtatctatgatgagtttatttatatatctctTAACATTTCTACGCTTATAGTATTAAATGTTCTTATCGTTAATTAGTATCCTTTTTGCGTTTTTTTCgcaaatattttgcaaaataagCAATTCAAGCGCATGTGAACCTCTTTTGTGTGATTTCTactttaaatctttattttagtttaatcATTGTATTGGggttatttcattgttttagatcgagaatatatacaaaatatctattttGCCTGTTGTTGCTTAAGTTTTTGAGAAGAGTGATCGtttaacacattttaaacaCTTTTCATTTACTCACAACTTTATCTTTAGATAAATTTATTAGCATTATtggttttgtttctttattggTTTTGGAAATGGAATTAGAATTTGTCTTCGTTGAGTACACGGAAAcgaagataaatatttttttcagcatcAGCCTCGTTCTAAAACTGGAGGTCGTATTGTGTGTACGTGTTATCATAAATCCCAGTAGATGGAAAGAAATAGTAGCACGAAGATTTATCATTAAATTACAATGAACTATTACGATGTGTGTCATCTGTAattacattaaattttattggttactgtattttgatgtatatttataattatcttAATAATAGTATATTTATTACAAGGAAGAACCGATGTTAAACCATAATGCAAGTAAAATAATTAACTGTATGcagtaaaatgtcaaaaaagagggacgaaagataccagagggacagtcaaactcattaatcgaatAAAAAACCTGACAACGCctaggctaaaaatgaaaaacgacAAACCACACAGACATATGCATAATTTCCTCCACAGCAGAAGTGGCTCTATACAATATGCCAAGAACTGAAACAGACAAGTAGTTAACACATTAGAAGActattttaaagatatgaatatTTCACATGGAGGTGTGTGTGCATTTTCTAACACTTTATCGATACCTTCACTGTGAACTATCAGAATTGGAGTCAGTgattcggtactgacatgatgtTAAACAGCTTTTCGAAAGCTACCATTgctaaaatttcaaatacaggTATGACACATTGTATAAGTTCCTTCTAAAACAGCATTTTACAaatgcaaagttttttttaaaaatttgttggAAAATGTTTGATAGGCTATACACATTTTGCAGgtgttattttgaatttctaATCTGACCTCATGTG
Above is a window of Mytilus trossulus isolate FHL-02 chromosome 4, PNRI_Mtr1.1.1.hap1, whole genome shotgun sequence DNA encoding:
- the LOC134716872 gene encoding protein wech-like, producing the protein MATLCSMLCSVCEIQHKNKEAEYWCSECEQGLCPECLNCHNALKSSRNHEVITVENYKQLPSSISSIQHHCSDHNRKFQMYCPQHENLCCPLCISSNHRNCVGLLSIEEVIATSKTSSLLDSMEQRIKDLLTNAEEIIDDRKQNLTSIQNQHHKFQSEITQMRDQINKHLDFLEKQSTEELLATKKDVSSRIETVITNITQNYKHVSKLKNEMCSIRKYASNLQTFLGAKVLEVEIQKKEEYLQSLSIDGSLEQVVINLEVDDELSNILSIQKFGSVSTEKKSPLFVLKNKTERQAQILRTPVVTPSSIHDINPTQQQIIAVPEKITGCSMTPSGKKLWDFKDESVLKSSCGVTADKHSNIYVADYENSSIVVISPDGKKGRRILGEGVTGIVFRKTLRLRLSPLLSVKRINKF